The sequence below is a genomic window from Eubalaena glacialis isolate mEubGla1 chromosome 13, mEubGla1.1.hap2.+ XY, whole genome shotgun sequence.
GGCCAGAGGAGGCTGGGGCTGGGCGAGAAGGAGGGGAAGTGTTCTGGGGGCCTCCTCGCCCACACAGGCCTCTGTCCCCAGGCCTGCGGCCCGACCATGCACAGAGCCTGTGGGGAGAACATGTACGCAAAAGGCACTTGCCTCCTGCTGGGCTCCCACCTGCAGATCATCCGGACAGTCCCCGCCACCCTGCCAGGTAGGTCCCCTAGAGACAGAAGTTCCGTGCTGAGCCCGTGCTGGCACTGCTCATGCGCGCAGAGCATGAAGCCTGGGTCTCGGCCTCTTGGGCCTCCTGTGTGCAGGCCCCTTCCCAGAGGCCTCGGCAAGCGCAGGAGGGGCTGGGACCATGGTCTGGCCTGGCAGGAGGGGTAGCTCATGGCAGGAGCCCTAAGCTGGCCAAGCGGTAATGGCTCTGATGGGGCAGGAGGGAGTGCAGCTCTTGCAGGAGGCATGAGGGCCCTACATTTGCCAACAGGTGCAGGGATGCCTCCTGGTTTCCAGACGAAGGGCCTTGCGGGGGGTGAAGATGTGTGGTGAGGACGATAGATCCAAGAATCCAAGAGGGAAGCAGTCCTGGGTCATTCACTGCTGAGCTGCCAGGACCCCCCAGACTCACTCTTCCCCTTCCAAGGGGAGCAAATGACCCGGCCATGGGGAGTGTGAGACACAGTTTTGCAGCACTGATGTCATCCACAGAGAATGGTGTCTGGGGGCCCTGCCGTGGCTTCTCTCGGAGAGTCTGTCTTTACAAGTTCATCttctgtgtccttgggcaagtggcttctttccctgggccttagtttcctcgtTGGCAAAATGGAACTTAATCATCGAGGTGGCTATTaggattaaaaaatttaatacacATAAAGTGCTTAGACTCCTTTCTGGCACATGTATGTGATCGCCATTATGATTGATTTTCTACCTGAAGACCATGTGTTCCGTCTAGGAGGAAGATACAGATAAACTGCCCCATCTGTGGCATCAGAGGGAATAGTGGGCCCCAAGTGAGATCCAGGGACCACTCAAGACATGTTTTGGACCAGAGAAACCATGAGGCCAGCTTTGGTGGGCTTTTAGCAGAAAGTGAAACAGCAGCAGAAAAAGCCCCCAGACCAAATTGTGAGAGCAGAGTCTACAGAGGGGACAGAGAGAGTGGAAAAGACTCTTGTGGGTACCATGGCCCACCTGGGATGTCTGTGCAGCCAGACATTTACTAGATGGTAAATGTCTTTTCCTAGATGTTTCTGGGGCTCATGAGGTGGGATGCCTGATGAAAATGGGACACAGATGTGTAAAACTGGTCCAGACGAGGCAGGTTTGAATAGATTTGGCaagactgtgtgccaggcagtacTGGGTACTGGGTGCCGGGTGTGCATCACTTTATAGCATCCTCTCAAGATCCTTGTGGAGGCCAGgatgatccccattttatagagaaaactgaagctcagagaggtgagtttCCACtttaggaagtggcagagcccagaGCTTGAGTCAACCTTGCCTGATTGGCTCGGTTCTTTTTCAGAAGGCCATTCAGCTACAGCCAGCTGCCTGCTATGGGAAGCCCAGTGGATGCAATAAAAGGAGCAAGAAACAGAAGTGACATTGTGAGGGCGCTGGCCCCAGGCCTAATCTGAGAGAGCATGTGGGGGTGGTTTTGTGATGCAGCTAAAAATGTGGGCCCAAGTACAAGACGTGGTGGCAGGGAACGCAAGCTACCCAGCTGTCGGGGACAGATCAAGGGTGAGAAGGGGAGCACCTGAGGGCTTCTCGGCCTACTGTGTCGGTGGCTGGATTTCCTGGTCTTcaaggaagcagggagggaagTGATCTTCCATTTCTTCTGGGCACTGGTGATGTTGGTTGAGAAGGTGGGATGGGTGAGGACTGAGGAGATGGAAGAAGGCATTTTTGCTTCAGTGCCCTGAGGCAGGGTACCACAGCTCAGCATCACACCTCAGAGCTGTGGTGGTCTGACCTCCCAGCACCCTGGGACCAACACAGGAtgtggggtgctggtggaggCATCAACTGGGTTTTGCACGCAGGCCACAAGCCCCTACGTAATTCTGGGGACAAcctgaaatgttttatttgttcatttatgtatGATGTGTCTTTCCATTATGGTGTGgactccacaagggcagggatgaGATCTTTTTTAAAGCTATGGTCTTAAATCAGATTTCCCCAGAGATAGACTCTGAGGCTCACCTGGGAATGTTCTCGGGAGCAGCCCTTATGAGAATGTGAGGGAAGCAGGACTTGGCAGATGGAGAGGGTGCACTGTGAGAGGCCTCACCTGCCCCATGGAGAGCTCGGAGCGTGGCCGGATATGGGTTGCCCGCAGGAGCAggaggtgaccttgggcaaggcaccTCCCTTTTGAGTGGGATGACACTTAGGGAGGAACTCTGCTGGGAGCCATCAACAGCCAACTTCCTGCAGCTGGGAATGAGCACCTCCATTCTGATGGGGAGCAGGTCTTGGTGGCACACCTTAACATCCACTGCAGGTGTGTCCTTgggcctagaacaatgcctggcatgtggtgatgatggtgacaaCAGCTACCCCTTATGGGGTGCCAGGCCCTGTCTTAAGTACTTTATgtacatattcattctttttatctttgcAATAACCCCATGTGGTAGGCACTACtattacccattttacagatggggaaaactgaagcccagtgaAGTTATGTAACTTGCCTGCATTCACCACTAAGAGGTGGGCAGAGGTGGGATTCGAGCCCAGGCATGCTGGCTCCAGGAGGCACATTCTGAACCACTTCGCTAAATTGCCTTCCGCTGTGCCCCACAGTATCCCTGGTggtgtattcaataaatatttgttgactaaatgaGTGAGGAACCCACCCGGCCCCCACCCTCTACTTCTTTCTCCCCTTTTGTAGGCCTTGTGGAAGGAGGGGAGCAACAGGGATTCTGCTGAAGGGAGAAGGGGCTTGGGCAATAGATTTGGACCTCCTCAGTGGAGGATGTCAGAAACTGGGTGGGCCAGGGGGCCTTGGCATCCCTACGCCAAGGATGGCCCCCTGACTCTGTGGAGTAGAAAGGGTTTCTGGGTCCCAGGAAGTGGCTGGGACCTGCCCATGTGTTTCtgattcctccctctctctctgcagaGTGTCCAAATCAAGAGATAGACATTGTCTTCCTAATTGATGGCTCTGGCAGCATTGTCCGAAATGACTTTAAACGGATGAAGAACTTTGTCAGAGCTGTGATGGACCAGTTCAAGGGCACCCACACACTGGTGAAGGCTGGGCCCCCGAGGCCTGGGGATTGGGATCGGGGAGGGTCTACCTCTGGGAAGGCCAACCTGGGAGGGGGCCTGGCATCGCTGGGAGCTGGCTCAGTGGACTTGTGCCATGACGAGGCCAGGGTCCAAGGTCAAGGTATGGTCCCAGTGCAGGGCCGGTTTGAGCCCTAACCTGAGGAGGTACCCCCATCACATGTACTATGTCCCCACATGCCACAGGAAATACAATGTTTTTGCTGTTTAAATACATTGAAAGGATTACCAAATCATCTTACTATGAAATTTGACTGAAGGTAACTTGGTCAAAtgatgatttctttattatgttttcCATGTAACTCACGATTTctttatcttattattttatttcccagtaataagtgtgtgtgtgtgtgtgtgtgtgtatatatatatatatatatatatatatatatatatatatacaaattcttGAGAAGCAAGGAAATATAACCTACAAATTGATTTCatgtattataaattttttttaaaaatctaagtttaACAAATATTGTGGTTGGCAAGGCTATTCTTTGTAAACTATGAAAGAAACAttatttggttttgattttctagttttcttttgggaccatttatttttttctgggtctcagtttataTTTGTCGGGCCTCAAAACCACATGGAACATGGTTTGTAAAtgcaaaattattccaaaataaaacactTCCTAAAAAACAACTCCCGAGCCCCAGGGCCCTCTTCTTGGCCTTCACAGTTCTCGCTGATGCAATACTCAAACCTTCTGAAGACCCACTTCACCTTCAGCCAATTTCAGACCAGCCGGAGCCCTCAGAGCCTGGTGGATCCCATCGTCCAACTGAGTGGCCTGACATTCACAGCCACGGGCATCCAGACAGTGGTGTAAGCTCCGCCCCCTGCTGCCTGTGAATGAGCTGCTACCTCACTGCTACCTCCTGCTGGGTCTGCACAGCCCTTCTTAGAGGCTGAGGGAGGCTCTGGGGAAAGGGGCTCACAGGGGAGCGAGGGGCCTGCAGGCAGAGTCCTCCCTGGAGCGTTTCTGGTCCCATCGCTCATTGCGATCCCCTGATCTAGGGCGGGACTCCTCTGCAGAGTGTTTCCCCTTTGCCTGGCTTTGGCTTGGCTGGACCCTGAGCCCACCTGGGCTTTGCTTCTCGGTTCCCATCCTGGCTCTCCGCTAGCTACCTGGGCCACCCTTGGAGTTACTGACTCTTTCTAAGTCTCAGGAAACTGTCCAATGAGGATAAACTCACAACTTGGTTGTAAGGATTAAGCGAGATAACATGAGTGAGGTGTTTCTGCACAAGAAGTGCGAGATAAATGGTTGGGGATTTTATCCAAAAAATGGTGCAGCTCCTCTTTACCTCCCTGGAAGGGACTCAGGAATTATTGCCAAGTGTCTTCTTTGTGCCTTTCTCCCCACTCAGCTCCCTTCATCCCTTCATCCTCTCATCCCTCATCCATTCAAGTCTCTATGTACCATGTGCCTGCCCAGCACTGGGGGCTAGGTGGTCCAGGAAGAAAATGGCTTAGGTGGTGGGACCACAGTGGAATGTGTGGTTCCCATGGGAAAGAACTGGGTAGAATGTCTGGGATCCTTGACCTCCTGCACACCCTTGGGCACTGCCCTGGGGATGGTGCTGGAGAAATATTGAAAAAGCGATGATCTCTCCAAAGGCACTCTCTTTACTTTTGGGTGGCTTTTCTGCCTTGAACACTGACCTGTTGCGactggacaaccaggaagaaagcCTCTGTCCCTTGAGTTGAAAGTCACACAGGAGGGGCATCTTTTCCTAGTCCCTAAAGCTCCTCCCAGCAGTGGGCGATGGTGTGGTTCTCATCAACATCCATCTTCTCCCATCACCTCCCTGCTCCCTAGAGccaagcccagctctgccactgactgggttgttgctgtgtttttgttttttttttccttttagaagtttcattacaaaaaagacaaaaaaggcaaCAACATTAaggaaatttttggaaaaaaaaaaaggaatattaccTACAGTTCCTCTAGCCAACCATCTCACAGCATTTTGGCAACAAGAAAGAATAagtacaaatgaataaataaatcctaCTCTCAAAAAGCACAGTGTCATTTCCATCCTTGTCTTTATTTAGACATATTTTATATAGTCACAATCAGGGCAGAAACTATTTTCATCCTGccatttttttccatctgttaCATAAACCTGTTCCATGTTTCTCTAcagcttttattgttttcctttgaaaTGGCTGTGTACTTTTCCACCAAGGGGCTGGGTCATGATTTACTAAACCCCTTCCCTAACACAGGACATTTAGCATAAACATTCAGTATTATATTTGGTATGTGTATGTTATttggtgcatatgtgtgtgtgtgtgtttattctgaGTTTGTAGAACTGCATGAACATATATGTTACATTTTTAATCATTTGTAACAGCTACCATAGAATTAATGCTTACCTGTAGGCCAGTCACTGTTGGAAAAGCTTCACCTCATTTGACCCTCAGAATAACCTGATACTATttgtttcagttatctattgctgcctgACAAACTACtcccaaatttagtggcttaaacaacacccCTTTTGTTACTACTTTTCATgatcctggggctcagctgttcTCAGGTGGGGTCTCTCATGTGGCTGTGGCCATGTGGCATCTGAGGCTGGACTATGAGAGCTTCATTCACGTGGCTGCGGCCTTGGCAGGATTGGCtggaaggctgggctcagctgggatggCTGGGCCTCTCTCTTCATGTGGCCACTCCATGGGGTGCCTCTAACAGGTTGGCTAGACTTCTCTCATGGCGGCTCAGGGCTCCCCAAAGTGCAAAAGCTACCAAGGTTTCTTAGGCCCATAACTGGCACAGGGTCACTTCTGTTGCATGCTGCTGATTAAAGGGAGTCACAGGCCAGGTTCAATACGGGAAGGGAACCAGGTGTGGCTCACTGGGGACCATCTTTGGAGACCAGCTATGGCACAGTTATTGCTCTCATCTTGCATGGAGAGAAGCAAAGgcgcagagaggtgaagtaacttgccttgTTGCCTCCTGGGAATGAGGTTCTGTAGTGGATGGAACTTTAGGGGCAAGGAATATGAGTACCTTTGTTCTCGGTCTCACTAATTATTGTCAGTATGTATCCATGTCTTAACATGCCTGAGTCTCAGGGTGCCAGGACTCCCCAGTCTTTCCAGAGGAGCTTCTAGTGCTGCAAATGATTTCTTCCCAGAATCTCAGTAGAGTCACCCCCCTTTTCTTCCTCGATAGGAAAGAACTATTTCACAGTAAGAATGGGGCCCGTAAAACTGCCAAGAAGATCCTCATTGTCATCACAGATGGGCAGAAATATAAAGACCCCCTGAAATACAGCGACGTCATCCCCCAGGCAGACAGAGCCAACATCATCCGCTATGCCATTGGGGTGCGTCCCCTTCCCCATGGCTCCCCCAGACTCAGCCTGCACCTCCCCCAGGCAGAAGGGCTGGCgggctcctcctcctcagctGCCTCTCTGCCGCAGGTGGGAGATGCTTTCCAGGATCCCACTGCCAGGCAGGAGCTGAACATCATTGGCTCGGTGCCTTCGGAGGACCACGTGTTCAAGGTGGACAACTTTGCAGCACTCAGCAACATCCAGACGCAGCTGCAGGAGAAGATCTTTGCAGTCGAGGGTAAATGGGGAGTGACCTTGGGTCTCGGAATTGAAAGAGTCGCTACCCAGTTGTCCCCCTCAGTCCTGAAGGTTCATCCCTGCTCGTAGCTCACCCGAAATTGTTCCCCAGAACCCAAGCCCCAGACCACattctcctctctctgctctgaaTCTTCATGGTCTCAAGGTCTCCGGGAGCCTGACTGACCTGTTTCCCCACAGGAACGCAGTCAAAGACAAGTAGCTTCTTCCAGCATGAGATGTCTCAAGAAGGCTTCAGTTCTGTCCTCACAACGGTGGGTGGAGTGTATGCTTGATTAACGAGTATCAGGCACCAGCCCTGTGTTGGGAGCTGGGAACCAGAATAAACAAGAACGCAGACCCTGTCCTCAAGCTCACCATCTAGTCCCGGAGAGACACGCAGGCAGCGTATGTAGGTACAGAGAACAGGATAGCGGAGGTTCCTGCTCTCCTGGATCGCATAACTAGTGGGAGGAGGTGACAAACAACCAACAAACGAAAGACTTTCAGATTGTGCTAAGCATTGGGATAGAGAAAGAGAGGTGACCAGAGGAGGCCTAAGGAATAACAGCTGAGGCTGAATGATGAGAAAGGGCGAGGCCTGGAAAAATCTGGCGAGAGATTGCTCCAAGTAGAGGaaaaagcaagtgcaaaggtcctgagtcAGGAACAAGGTTACTGTACTGGAGAGCTAGAAGGGTCAGCACAGCTGGAGCAGCGTGAGCTAGGGGCAGCGtggagagagggtgggagagatgGGAAAGACCAGCCCATGCAGACCAAAGAAGTGACAATATAGACAGACAATTGTCTGAAAGTAGATGTGTGTTCAAAATGTCCAGAGGGATTTGCTTCAGAATAATTTTGAGGGCAATTGAGGGGGACGTAGACGTGGAACAAGGTTTGTCATGAGTTAATCACTGACGCTGGGTCACGGGTTCTTATGGGTTCATTACACATTTCTTTGGACTTTTGTATATGTCCTAAATTAGCCATAATCAAAAGTTTGAAAAGGCAATAAGCATTCAGAGGAGGAAATGCCAATCACTTCCTGAGGGAGCCAAGGAAGACCTCGCAGAGGTGACTTAGAGGTTGACTCTTCCAGAGAGAGGAGTTgcgtcccagaaggaggagagaggagcgTCCGGGCCAGAGGCTTGGTGTATTTTGGAACAGAGTGTCACTCCACAGGCTCGATTGGGAAGGATCCTAAATGCCACCCTCAGGAGCTTGGGGACAGTGAGCCACCTTGGTTTGCCAGCAGCGTGGTGGCTGCACGTTTGGGTTGGAAGAAACCCAACTCTGGGAAAGTAGATGAAGCAGAGGAAAGCAAGCTAGGAGGTAGGAAGGGCAGTGGGTGAGAGGCGCTGGGGTGACCGTGATGGCGGCAGTGGGGACGGACTGAGAGATGTAGGAATCAGGGACACGGAGGCTGCTGGTGAGAGCTAGGGAAGACCAAAGAGAATTCCACATGATGGGCGGAGTCAGCGGCAGCCACTGCTTCGGAATAGGCTGTCTTCGTCTTCTTCCCACCTGCTCAGCCCTGGAATCCTTTCCTCCCAGGATGGACCAGTTCTGGGGGCTGTGGGGAGCTTCAGCTGGTCTGGAGGTGCCTTCCTGTACCCCCCAAATAGGAGCCCCACCTTCATCAACATGTCTCAGGAGCACGCGGACATGAGGGACTCTTACCTGGGTGAAGCAAGGCTGTGGTCGGAGGGCCGGGCGGGAGACGGGCTGCCTGGGAAGGGCAGGGGcccgggggtggggagtggaagcCTCTGTGCTGAGGCCCGGTCCCTTCAGGTTACTCCACAGAGCTGGCCGTTTGGAAGGGGGTACACAGCCTGGTCCTGGGGGCCCCCCGCCATCAGCACACCGGGAAGGTTGTCATCTTCACCCAGGTGTCCGGGCAATGGAGGCCGAAGGCTGAAGTCACAGGGACCCAGGTTGGGTGTGGAGGAGGGTCtccagggcagagagggagaggaagggggtgtGGGGCCCAGCAGGGAGGGGCTGGTATCTGGGGAGAGGCGGGACCTGGCCCAGAGCGGGTGCAGGGGTAGGCAGGATGACTCCACGCTCTGCACTTCAGATCGGCTCCTACTTCGGGGCCTCCCTCAGCTCCGTGGACGTGGACAGAGATGGCAGCTCCGACCTGGTCCTCATCGGGGCCCCCCATTACTATGAGCAGAGCCGAGGGGGGCAGGTGTCTGTGTGCCCCTTGCCTCAAGCGGTGAGTGGCTGATGAGACCCGGGCTGGGTGGGGTCTGGGTGTGGAGGTGTCGCCTGGGTTGAGCCCTGACACTCTTTTTGTTCTGCAGAGGGCTAAGTGGCAGTGTGGTGCTGTCCTGCGAGGGGAGCAAGGCCACCCCTGGGGCCGCTTTGGGGCAGCTCTGACGGTGCTGGGGGATGTGAACGGGGACAGGCTGACGGACGTGGCCATCGGGGCCCCGGGAGAGCAGGAGAACCGGGGTGCTGTCTACCTGTTTCACGGAACCTCAGGACTGGGCATCAGCCCCTCCCACAGCCAGGTAAGGCCCCTCTGCCTTCAGCCTCTTGTGTTCGCCTCCTCCCCCCTGTCGTAGATTCACCTGATGCCGCCTCCTGCCACCAGCCTCGTCAGTGACCATTCCCCTCCTCCTTTTAGTGGTTTACTTTCCTGAATTTCCCCAGGCCCAGTTAAGCAcaaattctcttttctctcctttgacTCCAGACTTCAAACTGTGTGGGCAGCTTAGTAGTTAAGAGATCACAGGCCCCAGGTCAAATGCCTGACCAGCCCTGTGAGCTGCGTGGCCTCAGGCAAGTGACCGATTTAGCCTctgtgagccttggtttccttctaTGAAAGGATGAGCAAATTCTATTGGCTTCTTGTAAAGATAACTCAGTGAGAGCACTAAGCACTCCATTCctcaaatatttatgaatgaacaTATGTAATTTATGACTCAACgtataaacaatgaataaatgaatctattATGCTCCCATCATTACGCTTTGATTTTGTCATTAACCTGCACCTTCGTGGTCCTCACTGGACCAAAAGTGCTCCCCTCTCTGCCTGTGGACTGGGGGGCCCTCACTTTGCTTGCTCTCCACTCCTCCCCGCTCATCAACTTCTCTACTCAGTGTCCTTTCCAAATCTTTCTTCTCCAACCTTTCCAATCCGCTTTCCTTGACTTTCACTTCTTTTGTCCTTCCCTGGCCAGCGGATTGCAGGCTCCCAGCTCTCCCCCAGGCTCCAGTATTTCGGGCATTCACTGAGCGGGGGTCAGGACCTCACCCAGGATGGGCTGGTGGACCTGGCCGTCGGGGCCCAGGGGCACGCGCTGCTGCTCAGGTGACAACTCCCCTACTCCCGCCTTGCCTGCCCCTTGTGTCTGATTCACTAAGCTGCCCCCTCCCgtgttctccttctggggcccagAGGCCCATCCTCAGCCCCTCATGCACCCGCAGGAGCCTGCCGGTGCTGAACGTGGAGGTGGCTGTGAGATTCACGCCCCCGGAGGTGACAAAGTCTGTGTACCAGTGCTGGGAAGAGCTGCCCACCGCCCTGGAAGCTGGGGACGCCACAGTCTGTCTCACTATCCACAAAAGCTCACAGGATCAGCTAGGTGAGTTTCCTCCTGGTAGACCCAGACCCTCGCTGCCCCCGA
It includes:
- the ITGAD gene encoding integrin alpha-D isoform X3, with product MHRACGENMYAKGTCLLLGSHLQIIRTVPATLPECPNQEIDIVFLIDGSGSIVRNDFKRMKNFVRAVMDQFKGTHTLFSLMQYSNLLKTHFTFSQFQTSRSPQSLVDPIVQLSGLTFTATGIQTVVKELFHSKNGARKTAKKILIVITDGQKYKDPLKYSDVIPQADRANIIRYAIGVGDAFQDPTARQELNIIGSVPSEDHVFKVDNFAALSNIQTQLQEKIFAVEGTQSKTSSFFQHEMSQEGFSSVLTTDGPVLGAVGSFSWSGGAFLYPPNRSPTFINMSQEHADMRDSYLGYSTELAVWKGVHSLVLGAPRHQHTGKVVIFTQVSGQWRPKAEVTGTQIGSYFGASLSSVDVDRDGSSDLVLIGAPHYYEQSRGGQVSVCPLPQARAKWQCGAVLRGEQGHPWGRFGAALTVLGDVNGDRLTDVAIGAPGEQENRGAVYLFHGTSGLGISPSHSQRIAGSQLSPRLQYFGHSLSGGQDLTQDGLVDLAVGAQGHALLLRSLPVLNVEVAVRFTPPEVTKSVYQCWEELPTALEAGDATVCLTIHKSSQDQLGDVRSSVMYDLALDPGRLISRAIFDETKNWTLTRRKTLGLGEHCDTMKLLLPNCVEDVGNPIILRLNFSLVGEPISSSQNLRPVLAVGSQDRFTASLPFEKNCGQDHLCEGDLSVSLSFSGLQTLVVGSSLELNVTVTVWNEGEDSYGTVISFYYPAGLSYRRVLRIQQPHQHPLRLACEAVPTGNEGLRSSSCSINHPIFQEGTKGTFIVTFDVSYKATLGDKLLLRANASSENNKPTSNNTTFQLELPVKYAVYTVISRQEESTKYFNFSASDQKSRKEAEHRYRVNNLSQRDLAISIHFWVPVLLNGVAVWDVAMVAPSQSLPCVSEREPPQQPDFQTQIPSSLVLDCSIADCLRFRCDIPSFGVQEELDFILKGNLSFGWASQTLQKKALVVSVAEIIFNRSVYSQLPGQEAFLRAQVEMVLEEYEVYNPIPLIVSSSVGGLLPLALITATLYKCGFFKRQYKEMMGDNPEDTATFNGEHLSCEAPNQPLS